In a single window of the Pseudochaenichthys georgianus chromosome 16, fPseGeo1.2, whole genome shotgun sequence genome:
- the LOC117460994 gene encoding potassium-transporting ATPase alpha chain 1, translating into MSKKDTYDMFEMDGDMEKKKKKKKVNKKEKMEGMKKEIDIDDHEITIDELEIRYNTSVTKGLTSTFAAQVFERDGPNELKPPKGTPEYVKFARQLAGGLQCLMWVAACICSIAFGIEFAKGNVNCFDNLYLAVVLIAVVVVTGCFGYYQEFKSTNIIASFKNLVPQQAVVIRDGQKNVINAYQLVVGDMVEIKGGDGIPADIRIITSQACKVDNSSLTGESEPQSRTPECTHENPLETKNIAFFSTTCMEGIATGMIISTGDRTIIGRIATLASGVGNEKTPIAIEIEHFVDIIAGLAIFFGFTFFVVAMFIGYAFLEAMIFFMAIVVAYVPEGLLATVTVCLSLTAKRLARKNCVVKNLEAVETLGSTSVICSDKTGTLTQNRMTVAHLWFDNHVHAADTTEDQSGKSFDQSSETWRSLARVATLCNRATFRPDQEGLPIPKRLVVGDASETALLKFTELSVGNVMDYRDRFKKAVEVPFNSTNKFQLSIHELDDPLDLRYLLVMKGAPERILERCSTILIKGQELPLDEQWSEAFQTAYMDLGGLGERVLGFCHLYLSEKEVPRGYQFDADEMNFPTSGLCFAGLISMIDPPRATVPGAVMKCRTAGIRVVMVTGDHPITARAIAANVGIITEGSETVEDIAQRKCIPVEQVNKRDARACVISGGQLKDMSSEELDEALRNHPEMVFARTSPQQKLIIVESCQRLGSIVAVTGDGVNDSPALKKADIGVAMGIAGSDAAKNAADMILLDDNFASIVTGVEQGRLIFDNLKKSIAYTLTKNIPELTPYLIYITCSVPLPLGCITILFIELATDIYPSVSLAYEKAESDIMNLKPRNPRRDRLVNESLAVYSYFQIGAIQSFAGFTDYFAAMAQEGWYPLLCIGLRANWENIHFQDMQDSYGQEWTFNQRLYQQFTCYTVFFVSIEICQISDVLIRKTRRLSVFTQGFFRNKVLVSAIVFQLLLGNLLCYCPGMPNIFNFMPIRVQWWFIPVPYGILIFVYDEIRKLGVRRHPGSWWDQELYY; encoded by the exons ATGAGTAAAAAG GACACTTACGACATGTTCGAGATGGATGGAgatatggagaagaagaagaagaaaaaaaaagtgaataaGAAGGAGAAAATGGAGGGCATGAAGAAAGAAATTGATATA GACGACCATGAGATTACAATTGATGAACTGGAAATTAGGTACAACACTAGCGTTACCAAG GGTCTGACCTCCACCTTCGCCGCTCAAGTCTTTGAGAGAGATGGTCCTAATGAATTGAAGCCTCCCAAAGGAACTCCAGAGTATGTGAAGTTTGCCAGGCAGCTGGCTGGAGGGCTGCAGTGTCTGATGTGGGTCGCAGCCTGCATCTGCTCTATCGCCTTTGGGATCGAATTTGCAAAAGGGAACGTCAACTGCTTTGACAAT CTGTACTTGGCCGTCGTCCTCATTGCTGTCGTTGTGGTGACTGGTTGCTTTGGTTACTACCAAGAATTCAAGAGTACTAACATCATTGCCAGCTTCAAGAATCTGGTGCCACAG CAAGCCGTTGTGATCCGTGATGGTCAGAAAAACGTGATCAACGCATACCAGTTGGTGGTGGGGGATATGGTGGAGATCAAAGGAGGAGACGGAATCCCTGCTGACATTCGCATCATCACTAGTCAGGCCTGCAAG GTGGACAACTCATCCTTGACAGGAGAGTCTGAACCGCAAAGCAGGACTCCAGAGTGCACTCATGAGAATCCACTGGAGACCAAAAACATTGCTTTCTTCTCTACAACCTGTATGGAAG GTATAGCCACAGGTATGATCATTAGCACAGGTGACCGTACCATCATTGGTCGGATTGCCACCTTGGCGAGCGGCGTGGGTAACGAGAAGACACCCATTGCCATAGAAATTGAACATTTTGTTGACATCATCGCCGGACTCGCAATCTTTTTTGGGTTTACCTTCTTTGTGGTTGCCATGTTCATTGGATACGCCTTCCTGGAAGCTATGATCTTCTTCATGGCTATCGTGGTGGCTTATGTGCCAGAGGGGCTACTTGCTACAGTTACT GTATGTCTGTCTCTGACTGCGAAACGACTTGCCAGGAAGAACTGCGTTGTGAAGAACTTGGAGGCTGTGGAGACATTAG gctcCACTTCAGTGATCTGTTCTGATAAGACGGGGACCCTGACTCAGAACAGGATGACTGTAGCTCACCTTTGGTTCGACAACCACGTCCACGCCGCTGACACCACTGAAGATCAGTCAG GTAAGAGTTTTGACCAGTCTTCAGAAACATGGCGTTCACTGGCGAGAGTGGCCACCCTGTGTAACAGAGCCACATTCAGACCCGATCAGGAAGGCTTGCCTATTCCTAAG AGGCTGGTGGTAGGAGATGCTTCGGAGACCGCTCTGCTGAAGTTTACCGAGCTCTCTGTAGGAAACGTTATGGACTACCGTGATCGCTTCAAGAAGGCAGTGGAAGTGCCCTTCAACTCCACCAACAAGTTCCAG CTATCTATCCATGAACTGGATGATCCTCTGGACCTTCGCTACCTGTTGGTGATGAAGGGAGCACCTGAACGTATCTTAGAGCGCTGCTCCACCATTTTGATAAAAGGACAGGAGCTGCCACTGGATGAGCAGTGGAGCGAAGCCTTTCAGACCGCTTACATGGACCTGGGAGGACTGGGAGAGCGAGTCCTGG GTTTTTGTCATCTCTATCTGAGTGAGAAGGAAGTTCCTCGTGGCTATCAATTTGACGCAGATGAGATGAATTTCCCCACGTCAGGATTGTGCTTCGCTGGTCTCATCTCAATGATTGACCCGCCTCGAGCCACTGTGCCTGGTGCAGTGATGAAATGTCGTACCGCTGGCATCAGG GTTGTGATGGTGACTGGAGACCATCCAATCACAGCAAGGGCCATAGCAGCTAACGTTGGTATCATCACAGAAGGAAGTGAAACTGTGGAAGACATTGCCCAGAGGAAGTGCATACCTGTGGAACAAGTCAACAAGAG ggacgCCCGTGCCTGTGTGATCAGTGGGGGTCAGCTGAAGGACATGAGCAGTGAGGAACTGGATGAAGCTCTGCGAAACCATCCTGAGATGGTGTTTGCAAGAACATCCCCTCAGCAGAAACTGATTATTGTGGAGAGCTGTCAACGACTG GGCTCTATCGTCGCTGTGACAGGTGATGGTGTGAACGACTCTCCGGCTCTTAAGAAGGCTGATATTGGTGTCGCCATGGGGATCGCAGGGTCCGACGCTGCCAAGAACGCCGCAGACATGATCCTGTTGGACGACAACTTTGCCTCCATTGTCACTGGAGTGGAGCAGG gcCGTCTTATCTTTGACAACCTGAAGAAGTCCATTGCCTACACACTCACTAAGAACATTCCTGAGCTGACCCCATATCTGATCTACATCACCTGCAGCGTGCCTCTTCCTCTCGGCTGTATCACTATTCTCTTCATCGAACTCGCCACCGACATT TACCCCTCTGTCTCTCTGGCGTATGAGAAAGCAGAGAGCGACATCATGAACTTAAAGCCCAGGAACCCTCGTCGTGATCGTCTAGTAAACGAATCCCTGGCTGTGTACTCATACTTCCAGattg GAGCCATACAGTCTTTTGCAGGTTTTACAGATTATTTCGCAGCCATGGCGCAGGAGGGCTGGTATCCACTTTTGTGTATCGGCCTGCGTGCAAACTGGGAGAACATTCACTTTCAAGACATGCAGGACAGCTACGGACAGGAATGG ACCTTCAATCAGAGGTTGTACCAGCAGTTTACGTGCTACACTGTGTTTTTCGTGAGCATAGAGATCTGTCAGATCTCTGATGTGCTGATCAGAAAAACTCGACGTCTCTCTGTGTTCACGCAAGGTTTCTTCAG GAACAAAGTCCTTGTCTCTGCCATAGTCTTCCAGCTCCTTCTGGGTAATCTGCTATGTTACTGCCCTGGGATGcccaacatcttcaatttcatGCCAATCAG AGTCCAGTGGTGGTTTATTCCCGTTCCATATGGTATTTTAATCTTTGTCTATGATGAGATCAGGAAGTTAGGAGTCAGAAGACATCCAGGAA GTTGGTGGGATCAGGAATTATACTACTGA